From Streptomyces sp. SCSIO 75703:
GAGGTCGTCGTCGTAGCGGAACATGGACGTGTAAAGCGTGGTGTCGTGCAGACGCACCGCACACCCGGCCTCGCCCAGCAGCGGACGGTAGTACGTCAGCGAGGCGCGGATCTTGGCGGCGAGTGTGTCGCCGATTCCCTCCTCACGGCCCCGGACGGCGACCGCCTGCCCGTCAGGGTTGCCGAAGCACAGGCGAACTCGGACGCCCTCGGCGGCGCGTTCGGAGAGCATCTTGGCGACGTGCGGGTTGGACTGGGCGAAGAACGTGCCGGAGAAGACGAGGACGCCGATCTCCTGCCGGGCCTCCCGCAGCAGCGAGAGCCATACGTCCCGCGGCACGCTGGCCCGGTTCTGGTAGGTGCCGACCAGCTCGGTGCCTGACCCGTCACGCTGGTGACCGGACCGCTTGGAAGGCATCGGCCAGAGGAAGGTCTCCTCCACCCGCAGGTGACCGGCGACGCGGAAGCGATGCCGCGCATGGGGGACCGGCCCGCCGAAACGCCTAGCCCTGGTCGACGGTGTCCGCCGCCTCGACCTCCTCGCGGGTGATGCCCAGCAGGTAGAGCACGGTGTCCAGGAAGGGCACGTTCACCGCGGTGTAGGCGGCCTGACGCACCACCGGCTTGGCGTTGAAGGCGACGCCGAGCCCTGCCGCGTTCAGCATGTCCAGGTCGTTGGCGCCGTCACCGATCGCCACCGTCTGCGACAGCGGCACCCCCGCCTCGGCGGCGAAGCGGCGCAGCAGCCGGGCCTTGCCCGCGCGGTCGACGATCTCGCCGGTGACCCGGCCGGTCAGCCGGCCGTCGACGATCTCCAGGGTGTTGGCCTGCGCGAAGTCCAGCCCGAGCCGGTCCTTCAGATCGTCGGTGACCTGCGTGAACCCGCCGGAGACGACGCCGACCTGGTAGCCGAGCCGTTTCAGCGTACGGATCAGGGTGCGGGCGCCCGGCGTCAGCCGTACCTCTCCGCGCACCTTCTCGACCACCGAGGCGTCCAGCCCTTCGAGGAGCGCCACGCGCGCGTGCAGGGACTGCTCGAAGTCCAGCTCGCCGCGCATCGCCGCCGCCGTCACCTCGGCGACCTTGTCCTCGCAGCCGGCGTGCGCGGCGAAGAGCTCGATCACCTCGTCCTGGATCAGCGTGGAGTCGACGTCCATCACGACCAGGCGCTGGGCCCGTCGCTGGAGCCCGGCGCCGACGACCGCGACGTCCACGCCGAGCGCCGCCGCCTCGGTGGCCAGCGCGGTGCGCAGCACCTCGGTCTCCACGCCGGAGACGGCGAACTCGACGGCGGTGACGGGGTACTTGGCCAGGCGGAAGATGCGGTCGATGTTGCCGGAGGCCCCGGTGATCCGGGCCGCTATGGCGGCCGTCGCCTCGGCGGTGAGCGGGTGTCCGAGGACGGTGACCAGGGAGCGTCCCAGGCCGCGGGGCCGGTTGTCGCCGAGGCCGGAGATGATCTCGGCCTGGAGCTTCAGCGACTCCGCCCAGCTGTGGACGGTCGCCCGGAGGTCGCCTTCCAGCCCCCGGGGCGGCTCGGTCACGAGCGCGCACAGCACGATACGGCCACGGGTGACGACCTGCTCGATGTCGACCACGTCGACGGAGTAGGCGGCGAGGGTGTCGAACAGGCCGGCCGTGATGCCGGGCCGGTCCTTGCCGAAGATCTTGACGAGAAGCGTGGGAACGTCAGAGGTCTGCGAAGCGCTCATGGTGTTCCCACCGTATCCGGCACCTGGTGCCTCCCGCCTGCGAGGTCCGCCTGACGGACACGGAGCGGCCGGGTCCGCCCGGGGTCGCGCGGACACCCGTGACGCCCGGTCCGTCCCCTGCCCGCCGGGGTCCGCCCGGGGCCCGGCGAGCCGCGGCCGGCCGTCGAACACCGCTTGCGGTGTCCGCCTCGCGCACCCCTGTCCGTCCGGGCCGGTTCCGCCCGGTCGGTGGCCGCGCGAGCAGCATGCGCACGGTTTTCACAAGGCCCGGCTTTCGGTCAGGGGCCCGAGCCTGAAATAGTGCCCACCGATGTTCGACATCCCTAGACTCCCCGCGACGGGGGCAAATTCGGGGGACAACTCAGTGGGGCATGGAGTGCCGGAACTCGTACTGGAATCTGATGGACGGACCTGGACGCTCGATCCGTCCCGGTCTTACGCGCTCGGACGCGATCCGCAGGGGGAGGTCGTCTTCGACGACGCAAGGGTCTCCTGGCGGCACGCCACGGTCCGCTTCGACGGCCGGACCTGGGTCGTCGAGGACCACGGCAGCACCAACGGCACCTTCGTGCACGGACAGCGCGTCCAGCGGACGGAGCTGGGCGACGGCTCGGTGGTGAACCTGGGCAACGCGACCGACGGTCCGCGGGTCACGCTGACCGGCGCGCAGTCCCCGGTCGGCACCTCGCAGGGCGGGCCGGCGCGGCAGCCGTACGCCGGTCAGGGCGCCGACGGCCGGCCACCGGGGACGGCGGCCCCGGCGCAGCAGCAGCCGCGGTACGAACCGCCGCGGCAGCAGGCCGCGCCGCACGTCCCGCACCAGCAGGGGTACGAGGGAGCGGGGAAGGGGGCGCCGGCCTACGGCGACCGCAGCCCGACCACGTTCCACCAGTTCTCGCTGGGCCGGGTCATGCGCATCGGCCGCGCCCTGGAGAACGACCTGGTCGTCTCCGACCTGCAGGTCTCCCGGAACCACGCCGAGTTCCACGCGACGCCCGACGGCCGCATGGAGATCCGGGACCTCGGCTCGCACAACGGCACCTACGTCAACGGCCAGCCGATCCCCAAGGGCGGCGCCCAGACGCTGGGCCCGGCCGACATCGTGGGCGTCGGCCACTCGACGTTCCGCATCGTCGGCGACCGGCTGGAGGAGTTCGTCGACACCGGCGAGGTGTCCTTCTCCGCGCGCCACCTGACGGTCACCGTCGACGGCGGCAAGCAGATCCTCCGGGACGTCTCCTTCGGCGCCCCCGAGAAGTCGCTGATCGGCGTCATCGGCCCGTCCGGTTCCGGCAAGTCGACCCTGCTCAAGGCGCTCACCGGCTACCGGCCCGCCGACCGCGGCGAGGTCCTGTACGACAACCGGAACCTGTACAAGCAGTTCGCCGAGCTGCGCCAGCGCATCGGCCTGGTCCCGCAGGAAGACATCCTGCACAAGGAACTCACGGTCAAGAAGGCCCTGAAGTACGCGGCCAAGCTGCGCTTCCCGGCCGACACCACGGCCGCCGAGCGCGACGCCCGCATCGACGAGGTGCTGCGCGAGCTGAAGCTGGACGTCCACAAGGACAAGAAGGTCACGTCCCTCTCCGGCGGCCAGCGCAAGCGCGTCTCGGTCGCCCTGGAGCTGCTGACCAAGCCGTCGCTGATCTTCCTGGACGAGCCGACCTCCGGCCTCGACCCGGGCATGGACCGCGACGTCATGAAGCTGCTGCGGGAACTCGCCGACGACGGCCGCACGGTCCTCGTCGTCACGCACTCGGTGGCCGAGCTGGCGCTCTGCAACAAGCTGCTGGTCATGGCACCGGGCGGTGCGGTCGCCTACTTCGGCCCGCCCGAGGAGGCCCTGAACTTCTTCGGCTACGAGACCTGGGCCGACGTCTTCTCGGCCTTCGAGAGCTACCGCGACTACGACTGGGCGGGCCGCTGGAAGGGCTCGCAGCACTACCAGATGTACGCCGCGGAGGTCGACGCCGTCGCCCCGCAGCCGGTCACGGTGGCGCCGATGCAGGCGATGAAGCCGCCGAAGCCGCAGGGCTGGATGTCGCAGTTCGCCACGCTGGTGCGCCGCTACGTGTCGGTGATCGCCTCCGACAAGGGCTTCCTCGGCCTGATGGTGATCCTGCCCGCCGTGCTCGGCGCGGTGAGCCTGCTGATCAACTCCGACCGGGGACTGCTGCCCAACCCGGTCAACCCGCAGAGCGGTCGCCTCGTGCCCAACGGGACCGCCACCACGGTCCTGCTGATCCTCGCGGTCGGCGCCTGCTTCGCGGGCGCGGCGAACTCCGTCCGCGAGCTGATCAAGGAACGGGTCATCTACGAGCGGGAGCGCGCGACCGGCCTGTCACGCTCCGCGTACCTGATGTCGAAGGTGTTCGTGCTCGGCATGATCACCATGTTCCAGGGCCTGATGGTCGGCGTCATCGGCTTCTCCAGCCGGGAGCTGCCCTCCGAGGGACTGCTCCTCGGCGGCGCCACGCTGGTCGAGATGTGCCTGCCGATCATGGCGCTGGGCTTCACCTCGATGATGTTCGGCCTGGTCATCTCGTCGCTGGTGAAGACGGCCGAGAAGACCATGCCGCTGCTGGTGATGTTCGCGATCATCCAGGTCGTGTTCACCGGGTGCCTTTTCACGCTGCACGGCACGGTCGGCGTCAACGAGTTCTCGTACCTGATGCCCTCGCGCTGGGCGGTGGCCGCGGCCGGGGCCACGCTGGACTTCAACAAGATCAGCCCGCCCGAGCCGGGCGCCGGCACCGACCCGCTGTGGGACCACTCGGTGGGCGCCTGGAGCCTGGACATGGCCGCGCTGATCGCCCTCGGGGTGATCTGCGGGTTCTTCGTGGCCCGCTTCCTGCGCCGCCACGAACCCGAGGTCATGCGCAAGTGACCCGTGCCCGGACGGCCCCGAAGGGCGGCACCCCGTCAGGAGGGTGCCGCCCTTCGGCGTTCGGTGCACGGTCGCGTGCGTCAGCGGGGAGAGGTCCGCGCCGTCCTCAGTACGCGCTGTTGACGTTGTCGATCGTGCCGTACTTGTCGGCCGCGTAGTTGGCGGCGGCGGTGATGTTGGCGACCGGGTCGTAGATGTCCCAGGAGGTGCCCTTGACGTGGTACGCGGCGAACGTCGGCGGGATCACCTGCAGCAGGCCCTTGGACGGGACGCCGTTGATGGCGTTGATGTCCCAGTCGTTGATGGCCTTCGGGTTGCCGGAGGACTCGCGGATGATGTTCTTGTGCAGGCCGTGGTAGCTGCCCGGTATGCCCTTGGCCTTCATGATGTCCAGGGACTCACGGATCCAGCCGTCGAGGTTGTTGGTGTAGCTCTTGCCGGCGACCTGCTTGACCTGCGAGCGCGGCGCGGAGCGCGTCGTGCTCTTCTTGGCCGCGCGCTTCTTCGCGGCGGACTCGGCGGACGCCTTCTTCTCGGCCGCGGCGGACTTCTTCGCGGCCTCCTTCTTCGCCTCGATGGAGGCGGCCTTCTGGCTCGCGCCGGCGAGCTGACCGGTGACGCCGGCCTCGACGTCCTTGATCTGCTCCTTGCTGTACGCCACCTTCGCCGTGGGAGCGGCCTCGCTCGTGCTCGCCTGCCCGCTCGCCGGAACCGCGGCGAACGCGACGGCGGCGGCGCTGAGCGTACCCACACCGGCGATCGCGATCTTCTGGGTGCGGTTCAGGTTGAGGTTCAGGCTCTCGGCCCGGTGGCGGACGACCGTCTCGGCGCGGTTGCGCACCGTCGCGGCGCGATCGCGAACCTGCTCGGCACGACTGCGGACACGGTTGAGGATGTTCTTCGACATGGCGGGATAGACCTCTTCGTTGGCGCGGAGGTCGCTCTCGTCCGGCGGGGACAGGGGGTTGTTTCCGGTGCAAACGCCGCGAGGGAGAACCCGCGGCGCTGAGCGACGAGAGCCATTCTTAGCGGCAGCAAAATCCGGTGGCAAAGGTGTGACGTACGATCCCGGGTAGTGGATCAGGGAAGGGTGAATCAGGACAGATTGGACCATCCGCCCCGCTCAAAACGGACGAGTCGTCCTCCTACTCCCCTTCGTACGTGACGTGCACCCTATGCGCGGGCTCACATCCCGCCCGGGTGGGCCTCACTCCGCGTTGCGAGAGCAATGCGGTGGGTGAGGGGAGCGGGGCCCGCCCGAGGAGCACCCCCTCGCGCGCGGGAGCCTTCTCGGGGAAGCCCTCGCGCGCGGGAGCCTTTTCCCAGGAAGCCCCCTCCCAGGGCGGACGGGGCGCCTGCCGCCCGGTCCCGCACCCCGGCCGGGGTGCCCTGCCGCCCGGGGCACGGGACCAACGGCCTAGGTCCGCGGCCCGGCCCTGGGGCCCCCGTCGGCCCGATCCCCGGCCCGCCCCCCGCCGGTACCGTGAGGTCATGAGTCACGGCCCCCGGTCCGGCCTCGCCGCGGTGAGTTCCGCGCTGCTGGCCATGAGCAGACACCTGGAGGTGCGCGACGTCCTCGGGACGATCGTCGCCTCGGCCCGCGAACTGCTCGACGCCCAGTACGCCGCCCTCGGCGTCCCCGACGACCACGGCGGCTTCGCCCAGTTCGTCGTCGACGGGGTCACCGAGGCCCAGTGGAAGGCCATCGGCCCGCTGCCCCGCCAGCACGGCATCCTCGCCGCCATGCTCAGCGAGGCCCGGCCGCAGCGCCTCGCCGACGTCCGCGAGGACCCCCGCTTCGAGGGCTGGCCCGACGCCCACCCCGACCTCGTCGACTTCCTCGGCCTGCCCATCCGCGACGGCGACGAGGTCATCGGCGCCCTCTTCCTCGCCAACAAGAACCACCCCCGGCCCGGCGGCGGCTGCGGCTTCACCGAGGAGGACGAGGAACTGCTCGGCATCCTCGCCCAGCACGCCGCGATCGCCCTCACCAACGCCCGCCTCTACGAGCGCAGCCGCGAGCTGACCATCGCCGAGGAACGCTCCCGCCTCGCCCACGAGCTGCACGACGCCGTCAGCCAGAAGCTCTTCTCGCTGCGCCTGACCGCCCAGGCCGCC
This genomic window contains:
- a CDS encoding XRE family transcriptional regulator; amino-acid sequence: MPSKRSGHQRDGSGTELVGTYQNRASVPRDVWLSLLREARQEIGVLVFSGTFFAQSNPHVAKMLSERAAEGVRVRLCFGNPDGQAVAVRGREEGIGDTLAAKIRASLTYYRPLLGEAGCAVRLHDTTLYTSMFRYDDDLLVNPHVWGQPASANPLLHLRRADGTGWFDNCARSFDAVWAAARPWAPDQERTADHGQD
- the serB gene encoding phosphoserine phosphatase SerB — protein: MSASQTSDVPTLLVKIFGKDRPGITAGLFDTLAAYSVDVVDIEQVVTRGRIVLCALVTEPPRGLEGDLRATVHSWAESLKLQAEIISGLGDNRPRGLGRSLVTVLGHPLTAEATAAIAARITGASGNIDRIFRLAKYPVTAVEFAVSGVETEVLRTALATEAAALGVDVAVVGAGLQRRAQRLVVMDVDSTLIQDEVIELFAAHAGCEDKVAEVTAAAMRGELDFEQSLHARVALLEGLDASVVEKVRGEVRLTPGARTLIRTLKRLGYQVGVVSGGFTQVTDDLKDRLGLDFAQANTLEIVDGRLTGRVTGEIVDRAGKARLLRRFAAEAGVPLSQTVAIGDGANDLDMLNAAGLGVAFNAKPVVRQAAYTAVNVPFLDTVLYLLGITREEVEAADTVDQG
- a CDS encoding transglycosylase SLT domain-containing protein: MSKNILNRVRSRAEQVRDRAATVRNRAETVVRHRAESLNLNLNRTQKIAIAGVGTLSAAAVAFAAVPASGQASTSEAAPTAKVAYSKEQIKDVEAGVTGQLAGASQKAASIEAKKEAAKKSAAAEKKASAESAAKKRAAKKSTTRSAPRSQVKQVAGKSYTNNLDGWIRESLDIMKAKGIPGSYHGLHKNIIRESSGNPKAINDWDINAINGVPSKGLLQVIPPTFAAYHVKGTSWDIYDPVANITAAANYAADKYGTIDNVNSAY
- a CDS encoding FHA domain-containing protein, whose amino-acid sequence is MPELVLESDGRTWTLDPSRSYALGRDPQGEVVFDDARVSWRHATVRFDGRTWVVEDHGSTNGTFVHGQRVQRTELGDGSVVNLGNATDGPRVTLTGAQSPVGTSQGGPARQPYAGQGADGRPPGTAAPAQQQPRYEPPRQQAAPHVPHQQGYEGAGKGAPAYGDRSPTTFHQFSLGRVMRIGRALENDLVVSDLQVSRNHAEFHATPDGRMEIRDLGSHNGTYVNGQPIPKGGAQTLGPADIVGVGHSTFRIVGDRLEEFVDTGEVSFSARHLTVTVDGGKQILRDVSFGAPEKSLIGVIGPSGSGKSTLLKALTGYRPADRGEVLYDNRNLYKQFAELRQRIGLVPQEDILHKELTVKKALKYAAKLRFPADTTAAERDARIDEVLRELKLDVHKDKKVTSLSGGQRKRVSVALELLTKPSLIFLDEPTSGLDPGMDRDVMKLLRELADDGRTVLVVTHSVAELALCNKLLVMAPGGAVAYFGPPEEALNFFGYETWADVFSAFESYRDYDWAGRWKGSQHYQMYAAEVDAVAPQPVTVAPMQAMKPPKPQGWMSQFATLVRRYVSVIASDKGFLGLMVILPAVLGAVSLLINSDRGLLPNPVNPQSGRLVPNGTATTVLLILAVGACFAGAANSVRELIKERVIYERERATGLSRSAYLMSKVFVLGMITMFQGLMVGVIGFSSRELPSEGLLLGGATLVEMCLPIMALGFTSMMFGLVISSLVKTAEKTMPLLVMFAIIQVVFTGCLFTLHGTVGVNEFSYLMPSRWAVAAAGATLDFNKISPPEPGAGTDPLWDHSVGAWSLDMAALIALGVICGFFVARFLRRHEPEVMRK
- a CDS encoding GAF domain-containing sensor histidine kinase, whose protein sequence is MSHGPRSGLAAVSSALLAMSRHLEVRDVLGTIVASARELLDAQYAALGVPDDHGGFAQFVVDGVTEAQWKAIGPLPRQHGILAAMLSEARPQRLADVREDPRFEGWPDAHPDLVDFLGLPIRDGDEVIGALFLANKNHPRPGGGCGFTEEDEELLGILAQHAAIALTNARLYERSRELTIAEERSRLAHELHDAVSQKLFSLRLTAQAAATLVDRDPARAKGELQQIAALAAEAVDELRAAVVELRPAALDEDGLVATLRTQIQVLDRAHTARVTFEAHGVRALPAAQEEALLRVTQEALHNALRHAAADHVDVTLRRRGPGAVLRVADDGRGFDPHAVRHAGRHLGLVSMRDRASGVGGALTVESGPGEGTVIEMEVPGG